A DNA window from Massilia putida contains the following coding sequences:
- a CDS encoding VTT domain-containing protein yields MDLMQFIDMILHVDKTLGTLLAQYGVYVYAVLFAIVFCETGLVVLFFFPGDTLLFIAGAFCATGEMSYPLLTTLLIVAAVTGNTLNYYIGGAIGHRVFTHDYRWLNKDALHRTHEFFERHGGKTIILARFVPVVRTFAPFVAGISDMTHARFQMYNVTGAAAWVISLVTGGYFFGNIPVVRDHLTVIVLVGVGAAIVPLALGGLYKVGRRMMSR; encoded by the coding sequence ATGGATCTGATGCAATTCATCGACATGATCCTCCATGTCGATAAAACCCTGGGCACACTGCTGGCGCAATACGGGGTTTATGTGTATGCCGTGCTGTTCGCCATCGTGTTCTGCGAAACCGGCCTCGTGGTTCTGTTCTTCTTCCCCGGCGACACCCTGCTGTTCATTGCCGGCGCCTTCTGCGCCACCGGCGAGATGAGTTATCCCCTGCTGACGACCTTGTTGATCGTGGCGGCGGTGACGGGCAATACCCTCAATTATTACATCGGCGGCGCGATCGGGCATCGCGTCTTCACGCACGACTACCGCTGGCTGAACAAGGACGCGCTGCACCGCACGCACGAATTCTTCGAACGCCACGGCGGCAAGACGATCATCCTCGCCCGCTTCGTGCCCGTCGTCCGCACGTTCGCGCCGTTCGTCGCGGGCATCTCGGACATGACCCATGCCCGCTTCCAGATGTATAACGTGACGGGCGCCGCGGCGTGGGTAATCAGCCTGGTGACCGGCGGTTACTTCTTCGGCAATATCCCCGTGGTCCGCGATCACCTGACGGTCATCGTGCTGGTCGGCGTCGGCGCGGCCATCGTGCCGCTGGCGCTGGGCGGCTTGTACAAGGTGGGCCGGCGCATGATGAGCCGCTGA
- a CDS encoding carbonic anhydrase, producing the protein MRNLIAFFACSCVVVTASAANDPAAAAAAKLAASVSKPASAMVPSSPVPKKAEPEVKKAEKAEPAGNEEEAEVELSAKIAQRLAALRERQQARATAAARARKLADARRKQDEQAAAVAAAIAAAPRHGTVWSYEGETGPANWSKINSDWAKCGTGNRQSPIDLRDGIKVNLEQISFDYHPSSFSEVNNGHTVQVTVGGGNFITIGNTAYELQEFHFHRPSEEKINGKGTEMVIHLVHRSAEGKVAIIAVLLERGQPHRLMQTIWDNLPLEKQEVVSPAIVLDPTDALPERREYFTYMGSLTEPPCTEGVLWMVFKQPMQASPAQMALFSRLYPLNARPVQPTAGRMVKESN; encoded by the coding sequence ATGCGTAACCTGATCGCCTTCTTCGCCTGCAGCTGCGTCGTCGTGACCGCAAGCGCCGCGAACGATCCCGCAGCCGCCGCGGCAGCCAAACTGGCGGCTTCCGTTTCCAAACCGGCATCGGCCATGGTGCCGTCGTCGCCGGTGCCCAAGAAGGCCGAGCCGGAGGTCAAGAAGGCCGAGAAGGCCGAGCCGGCAGGGAACGAGGAAGAAGCCGAGGTCGAATTGTCGGCCAAGATCGCCCAGCGCCTGGCCGCCTTGCGCGAGCGCCAGCAGGCGCGCGCCACGGCCGCCGCGCGCGCCAGGAAACTCGCCGATGCCAGGCGCAAACAGGACGAGCAGGCCGCCGCTGTCGCCGCCGCCATCGCCGCCGCGCCCAGGCACGGCACCGTGTGGTCGTACGAGGGCGAGACGGGCCCGGCCAACTGGTCGAAGATCAATTCCGACTGGGCCAAGTGCGGCACCGGCAACCGCCAGTCGCCGATCGACCTGCGCGACGGCATCAAGGTCAACCTCGAACAGATCAGCTTCGACTACCACCCGTCGTCGTTCAGCGAAGTCAACAATGGCCACACGGTCCAGGTGACAGTGGGCGGCGGCAATTTCATTACCATCGGCAACACGGCGTACGAGCTGCAGGAATTCCATTTCCACCGTCCGTCCGAGGAAAAGATCAACGGCAAAGGGACGGAAATGGTGATCCACCTCGTGCACCGTAGCGCCGAAGGCAAGGTCGCGATCATCGCCGTGCTGCTGGAACGCGGCCAGCCGCACCGCCTGATGCAAACCATCTGGGACAATTTGCCGCTCGAAAAACAGGAAGTCGTGTCGCCGGCGATCGTGCTCGACCCGACCGACGCGCTGCCGGAGCGTCGCGAGTACTTCACCTACATGGGGTCGCTGACGGAGCCGCCGTGCACGGAAGGCGTGCTGTGGATGGTGTTCAAGCAGCCGATGCAGGCGTCGCCGGCGCAGATGGCGTTGTTCTCGCGCCTGTATCCGCTGAATGCGCGGCCGGTGCAGCCGACCGCGGGCCGCATGGTCAAGGAGTCGAACTGA
- a CDS encoding sensor histidine kinase has translation MRTSFTLPRPVPEGPWRWLVPVLLVLLFLLVLLWLPWQARQMESNERQEQLIADTLWVEQTLRFELARSEEALAALGADLAIETPQPAALQTRLAQMFKNGHELQRIIWYDAHGQVKAGRGLELPPEGLTQSSRDAAAMSRSTRLGRYSEPYGAKGLVHGLIDFHLPLYHAGKYMGSLVATYNLQTLLDENVPWWFAQDNALSLLDRDDRVVAQRAAGGPGRGVYTHKRALDLPGSQIVLATDSVKGAPKLLPNLLVGSVIVLALGLVISLVALWRHIARTIAAENALRQQMAFRTAMEDSLLTGLRARDLEGRVTYVNPAFCRMVGLPPEDLLGKTPPMPYWAPEAMSEYETRFRKVLSGQVTPQFETVFQRSDGVRVPVLVFEAPLVDANGRHTGWMSSILDITDRKRAEELNRQQQEKLETSARLATMGEISSMLAHELNQPLAAISSYTAGALNVLARAGDGADGTKPPLDAGMLKRALEQANTQARRAGQIIRSVHEFVKKREPRRETVAIPNVVDGIHALVELQARQSYVVLQVDVPPDLPPVLADRVLIEQVLLNLTRNAIEAMQEIDPERRVLRIAAHTGAQGQVAVSVIDNGHGIAPEVAERLFSPFFSTKAEGMGMGLSICRTAIEFHGGTLTHADNPGGGTVFTFTLQQAQEAPVT, from the coding sequence ATGAGAACTTCCTTTACCCTGCCCCGCCCCGTCCCGGAAGGCCCGTGGCGCTGGCTGGTGCCCGTGCTGCTGGTGCTGCTGTTCCTGCTCGTGCTGCTGTGGCTGCCATGGCAGGCGCGCCAGATGGAAAGCAACGAGCGCCAGGAACAACTGATCGCCGACACCCTGTGGGTCGAGCAGACCCTGCGTTTCGAACTGGCCCGCAGCGAGGAAGCGCTGGCCGCGCTGGGCGCCGACCTGGCCATCGAGACGCCGCAACCGGCCGCGCTGCAGACGCGCCTCGCGCAGATGTTCAAGAACGGCCACGAACTCCAGCGCATCATCTGGTACGACGCGCACGGCCAGGTCAAGGCGGGCCGCGGGCTGGAACTGCCGCCCGAAGGCCTCACGCAATCGTCGCGCGACGCCGCCGCGATGTCGCGCAGCACCCGCCTGGGCCGCTACAGCGAACCGTATGGCGCCAAGGGCCTCGTGCACGGCCTGATCGACTTCCACCTGCCGCTGTACCACGCCGGCAAATACATGGGCAGCCTCGTCGCCACGTACAACCTGCAGACGCTGCTGGACGAGAACGTGCCGTGGTGGTTCGCCCAGGACAACGCGCTGTCGCTGCTCGACCGCGACGACCGCGTGGTGGCGCAGCGCGCCGCCGGCGGCCCGGGCCGCGGCGTCTACACGCACAAGCGCGCGCTCGACCTGCCGGGATCGCAGATCGTGCTCGCCACCGACAGCGTCAAGGGCGCGCCCAAGCTGCTGCCGAACCTGCTGGTGGGGTCCGTGATCGTGCTGGCGCTGGGCCTCGTGATCTCACTCGTCGCGCTGTGGCGCCACATCGCGCGCACGATCGCGGCGGAAAACGCGCTGCGCCAGCAGATGGCGTTCCGCACGGCGATGGAAGATTCGCTGCTCACGGGCCTGCGCGCGCGCGACCTCGAAGGCCGCGTCACCTACGTCAACCCGGCATTCTGCCGCATGGTCGGCCTGCCGCCGGAAGACCTGCTGGGCAAGACGCCGCCGATGCCCTACTGGGCGCCGGAAGCGATGTCCGAGTACGAAACCCGCTTCCGCAAAGTGCTGTCGGGCCAGGTCACGCCGCAGTTCGAGACTGTGTTCCAGCGCTCGGACGGCGTGCGTGTGCCCGTGCTCGTGTTCGAAGCGCCCCTCGTCGACGCCAACGGCCGCCACACGGGCTGGATGAGCTCCATCCTCGACATCACCGACCGCAAGCGCGCCGAGGAACTCAATCGCCAGCAGCAGGAAAAGCTGGAGACGAGCGCGCGCCTGGCGACGATGGGCGAGATCTCGTCGATGCTGGCACATGAACTGAACCAGCCGCTGGCCGCCATCTCCAGCTACACGGCGGGCGCGCTCAACGTGCTCGCGCGCGCGGGCGACGGCGCCGACGGGACCAAACCGCCGCTCGACGCCGGCATGCTGAAGCGCGCGCTGGAGCAGGCGAACACGCAGGCGCGCCGGGCCGGCCAGATCATCCGCAGCGTGCACGAATTCGTCAAAAAGCGCGAGCCGCGCCGCGAGACCGTCGCCATTCCCAACGTCGTCGACGGCATCCACGCCCTCGTCGAACTGCAGGCGCGCCAGAGCTACGTCGTGCTGCAGGTCGACGTTCCGCCCGACCTGCCGCCCGTGCTCGCGGACCGCGTGCTGATCGAACAGGTGCTGCTGAACCTGACGCGCAATGCGATCGAGGCGATGCAGGAGATCGACCCGGAGCGGCGTGTACTACGCATCGCCGCGCACACCGGCGCGCAGGGGCAAGTGGCCGTGTCCGTGATCGACAACGGCCACGGCATCGCGCCGGAAGTGGCCGAGCGCCTGTTCTCGCCGTTCTTTTCGACGAAGGCGGAAGGCATGGGCATGGGCCTGTCGATCTGCCGCACGGCCATCGAATTCCACGGCGGCACGCTCACCCACGCGGACAATCCGGGCGGCGGCACCGTGTTTACGTTCACGTTGCAGCAGGCCCAGGAAGCGCCCGTCACCTGA
- a CDS encoding N-acetylmuramoyl-L-alanine amidase gives MPRTPALPPDSLIPGSLKRRTILKAGGTLLLSVVAPLTASAAQIMAVRVWPADEYTRVTLENDGELKTTHFMVPDPPRLVVDIDGLALNDTLKSLVAKIESNDPYIKQVRVGQNRPNVVRLVFDLKEEVKPQVFSLAPVAGYHHRLIFDLYPVKAVDPLANMIAKENWSTDAAPATPTPAVQPGEPTVGQAGPDAIAKLEADAARAGSSPAQPQPTTPQPATPAKAAPGQKVMRMVTIALDPGHGGEDPGATGATGVHEKDIVLAVAKRLKAKLEDLPNTRVMLTRDADFFVPLGQRVEKARKVQADLFVSIHADAFVERTARGSSVFVLSEKGASSSAARWLANDQNKADLIGGVNLGTHDRELASVLIDLSQTAQINDSMKLGKAVLTEIGGINRLHRGVVEQAGFAVLKAPDIPSILVETAFISNPDEEARLKDDAYQNQLADAITKGIKRYFAYNPPLAKSRMT, from the coding sequence ATGCCTCGAACGCCTGCACTACCCCCCGACTCCCTGATTCCCGGTTCCCTGAAGCGACGCACGATCCTCAAGGCCGGCGGCACGCTGCTGCTGTCCGTCGTCGCGCCGCTGACGGCCTCCGCCGCCCAGATCATGGCCGTGCGCGTGTGGCCGGCGGACGAGTACACCCGCGTCACGCTGGAAAACGACGGCGAGCTCAAGACCACGCACTTCATGGTGCCCGATCCGCCGCGCCTCGTCGTCGACATCGACGGCCTCGCGCTGAACGACACGCTGAAAAGCCTCGTCGCCAAGATCGAATCGAACGACCCGTACATCAAGCAGGTGCGCGTGGGCCAGAACCGGCCGAACGTCGTGCGCCTCGTATTCGACCTCAAGGAAGAGGTCAAGCCGCAGGTGTTCAGCCTGGCACCTGTCGCCGGTTATCACCATCGCCTGATTTTCGACCTGTATCCCGTCAAGGCCGTCGACCCCCTCGCGAACATGATCGCCAAGGAAAACTGGAGCACGGACGCGGCTCCGGCCACGCCGACGCCGGCCGTGCAGCCGGGCGAGCCGACCGTCGGCCAGGCCGGCCCTGACGCCATCGCCAAGCTCGAAGCGGACGCGGCGCGCGCGGGTTCTTCTCCGGCGCAACCGCAGCCGACGACGCCCCAGCCGGCCACGCCGGCCAAGGCCGCGCCGGGCCAGAAGGTGATGCGCATGGTGACGATCGCCCTCGACCCCGGCCACGGCGGCGAAGACCCGGGCGCGACCGGCGCCACGGGCGTGCACGAGAAGGACATCGTGCTGGCGGTGGCGAAACGCTTAAAAGCCAAGCTGGAAGACTTGCCGAACACGCGCGTGATGCTGACGCGCGACGCCGACTTTTTCGTGCCCCTCGGCCAGCGCGTGGAAAAGGCGAGAAAGGTGCAGGCCGACCTGTTCGTGTCGATCCACGCGGACGCGTTCGTCGAACGGACGGCGCGCGGTTCCTCCGTATTCGTGCTGTCGGAAAAAGGCGCCAGCTCGAGCGCGGCCCGCTGGCTGGCAAACGACCAGAACAAGGCCGACCTGATCGGCGGCGTGAATCTCGGCACGCACGACCGCGAACTGGCCAGCGTGCTGATCGACCTGTCGCAGACGGCCCAGATCAACGACAGCATGAAGCTGGGCAAGGCCGTGCTGACGGAGATCGGCGGCATCAACCGCCTGCACCGCGGCGTCGTCGAACAGGCCGGCTTCGCCGTGCTGAAGGCGCCGGACATCCCCTCGATCCTCGTCGAGACCGCATTCATCTCCAACCCGGACGAAGAGGCGCGGCTCAAGGACGACGCCTACCAGAACCAGCTGGCCGACGCGATCACGAAAGGCATCAAGCGCTACTTCGCGTACAATCCGCCGCTGGCGAAGAGCCGCATGACTTAA
- a CDS encoding DUF3052 family protein, with amino-acid sequence MLILNGNVHPGMVSQIPPNLIKPDQDKVDVVLLFAMNRKELEQFFPIAKERLGDKGSLWVAYLKQTASKATDINRDSINAYAKENGITGVAMISIDGDWSALRMKRIEV; translated from the coding sequence ATGCTGATCCTGAACGGGAACGTTCACCCCGGCATGGTGTCGCAGATACCGCCTAACCTGATCAAGCCGGATCAGGACAAAGTGGACGTCGTGTTGCTGTTCGCAATGAACCGCAAGGAACTCGAACAATTCTTCCCCATCGCCAAAGAACGCCTCGGCGACAAGGGCTCGCTGTGGGTCGCCTATCTGAAACAGACCGCCTCCAAGGCCACCGACATCAATCGCGATTCGATCAACGCCTATGCCAAGGAAAACGGCATCACGGGCGTCGCCATGATTTCCATCGACGGCGACTGGTCCGCCCTGCGCATGAAGCGCATCGAAGTCTAA
- a CDS encoding peptidylprolyl isomerase — protein MKAYQTLRRTILVAACTLPAAHAAATKELPPKPSVADIVKASTPSDWRPLDPDNTLYMELPFGRVVIELAPAFAPNHVKNIKALVREHYFDGLAIVRVQDNWVVQWGDPNEDNDKARAVKGAQKTLKAEFTVPIKNDTHFTRLPDADGYAREVGHSNGFPVGRDPKTGETWLAHCYGMVGVGRDNDADSGGGTSLYAVIGPARHLDRNITVVGRVISGMPQLAALPRGPAPMGFYDKPEMNVPISAVKVAADVPANQRSRFEVMRTDSATYQAVLDAQRNRGGPWTKVAAGHLDLCAAPIPVREQH, from the coding sequence TTGAAGGCTTACCAGACCCTCCGGCGCACGATCCTCGTCGCCGCCTGCACCCTGCCCGCGGCACACGCCGCCGCCACGAAGGAATTGCCGCCGAAACCCAGCGTGGCCGACATCGTCAAGGCGTCGACACCGTCCGACTGGCGCCCGCTCGATCCGGACAACACGCTGTACATGGAACTGCCGTTCGGCCGCGTCGTCATCGAGCTGGCTCCCGCGTTCGCGCCGAACCACGTGAAGAACATCAAGGCCCTCGTGCGCGAGCATTATTTCGACGGCCTGGCCATCGTGCGCGTGCAGGACAACTGGGTCGTGCAATGGGGCGACCCGAACGAGGACAACGACAAGGCGAGGGCCGTCAAGGGCGCGCAGAAGACGTTGAAGGCCGAGTTCACCGTGCCCATCAAGAACGACACGCATTTCACGCGCCTGCCGGATGCCGACGGCTACGCGCGGGAGGTCGGCCATTCGAACGGCTTTCCCGTCGGGCGCGATCCGAAGACGGGCGAGACCTGGCTGGCGCATTGCTACGGCATGGTCGGCGTGGGCCGCGACAACGACGCCGACAGCGGCGGCGGCACGTCGCTGTACGCGGTGATCGGTCCGGCGCGTCACCTCGACCGCAACATCACGGTGGTCGGCCGCGTGATCTCCGGCATGCCGCAACTGGCCGCCCTGCCGCGCGGCCCGGCACCGATGGGGTTCTACGACAAGCCGGAGATGAACGTGCCGATCAGCGCCGTCAAGGTCGCGGCCGACGTCCCGGCCAACCAGCGCAGCCGCTTCGAAGTGATGCGCACCGACAGCGCCACGTACCAGGCCGTCCTCGACGCCCAGCGCAACCGCGGCGGCCCATGGACCAAGGTCGCGGCGGGCCACCTCGACCTGTGCGCGGCGCCGATACCGGTACGGGAGCAACACTAA
- a CDS encoding response regulator transcription factor, which yields MLHIVDDEDVIRDALEWLAQSRGLPARGYAGGQAFLDALGDRFAADAAHGDCVLLDVRMPGMNGIAVFDQLVARGLLARLPVIFLTGHGDVPMAVDSLKRGAFDFFEKPFNDNQLMDRVEEALAASRKAASSDAIRARLATLSAREREVLDLILAGNMNKVVADKLGISMRTVEVHRAHIFDKMQVKTAVELAGLLK from the coding sequence ATGCTGCACATCGTCGACGACGAAGACGTCATCCGCGACGCCCTCGAATGGCTGGCGCAATCGCGTGGGCTGCCGGCACGCGGCTATGCGGGGGGCCAGGCCTTTCTCGACGCTTTGGGCGACCGGTTCGCGGCCGACGCCGCCCACGGCGACTGTGTGCTGCTGGACGTGCGCATGCCCGGCATGAACGGCATCGCCGTGTTCGACCAGCTGGTGGCGCGCGGCCTGCTGGCGCGCCTGCCCGTGATCTTCCTGACCGGCCACGGCGACGTGCCGATGGCCGTCGATTCCCTCAAGCGCGGCGCCTTCGATTTCTTCGAAAAACCCTTCAACGACAACCAGCTAATGGACCGCGTCGAGGAAGCGCTGGCCGCGTCGCGCAAGGCCGCGTCGAGCGACGCCATCCGCGCCCGCCTCGCCACGTTGTCGGCACGCGAACGCGAGGTCCTCGACCTCATCCTGGCCGGCAATATGAACAAGGTCGTCGCCGACAAGCTCGGCATCAGCATGCGCACGGTCGAGGTGCACCGCGCGCACATCTTCGACAAGATGCAGGTCAAGACAGCCGTCGAGCTGGCGGGGTTATTGAAATAG
- the queG gene encoding tRNA epoxyqueuosine(34) reductase QueG — translation MSAIPSSEQPDLPALVQAIKAWGVELGFADVRIADIDLADQEAGLQAWLDAGHHGEMDYMASHGMKRARPAELVPGTVRVISARMDYLPMATPADWRARERLRQEDPDAAVVSIYARGRDYHKVLRNRLQQLAERIRAAVGEYGYRVFTDSAPVMELPLAQKAGLGWRGKHTLLLSREAGSTFFIGEILVDLPLPVDAPTGAHCGQCSACIDVCPTGAILGPGRLDARRCISYLTIELKGAIPEALRPLIGNRIYGCDDCQLACPWNKFAQRATVPDFDERNGLGTAGLIELFGWSEDDFNRRLEGSPIRRIGHERWLRNLAVGLGNATTSDAIVAALRTRADHPSGLVREHVAWALARHGEQV, via the coding sequence ATGTCCGCCATCCCGTCTTCCGAACAGCCCGATCTTCCCGCACTCGTCCAGGCCATCAAGGCGTGGGGTGTGGAGCTGGGCTTCGCCGACGTGCGCATCGCCGACATCGATCTCGCGGACCAGGAAGCGGGCCTGCAGGCCTGGCTGGACGCGGGCCATCACGGCGAGATGGATTATATGGCAAGCCACGGCATGAAGCGCGCCCGGCCGGCCGAGCTGGTGCCCGGCACGGTGCGCGTGATCAGCGCGCGCATGGATTATCTGCCGATGGCAACACCGGCCGACTGGCGCGCGCGAGAACGCCTGCGCCAGGAAGATCCGGACGCGGCCGTCGTGTCGATCTATGCGCGCGGTCGCGACTACCACAAGGTGTTGCGCAACCGCCTGCAGCAACTCGCGGAGCGCATCCGTGCCGCCGTCGGCGAGTACGGCTACCGCGTGTTCACGGATTCCGCGCCCGTGATGGAGCTGCCGCTGGCGCAGAAGGCCGGCCTCGGCTGGCGCGGCAAGCATACGCTGCTGCTGAGCCGCGAGGCCGGTTCGACCTTCTTCATCGGCGAGATCCTCGTCGATCTGCCGCTCCCGGTCGACGCGCCGACCGGCGCCCACTGCGGCCAGTGCAGCGCCTGCATCGACGTGTGCCCGACGGGCGCCATCCTCGGCCCGGGCCGGCTGGATGCGCGCCGCTGCATCTCTTACCTGACGATCGAGCTCAAGGGGGCGATCCCGGAAGCGCTGCGTCCGCTGATCGGCAACCGCATCTACGGCTGCGACGATTGCCAGCTCGCGTGCCCGTGGAACAAGTTCGCGCAGCGTGCGACGGTGCCTGACTTTGACGAGAGAAACGGCCTGGGCACGGCGGGGCTGATCGAGTTGTTCGGGTGGAGCGAGGACGACTTCAACCGCCGCCTCGAAGGCAGCCCGATCCGCCGCATCGGGCACGAGCGCTGGCTGCGCAATCTGGCGGTCGGCCTCGGCAACGCCACGACGTCGGACGCCATCGTCGCCGCGCTGCGTACCCGCGCGGACCACCCGTCGGGGCTCGTGCGCGAGCACGTCGCGTGGGCGCTCGCGCGCCACGGGGAGCAGGTTTAG
- a CDS encoding TRAP transporter substrate-binding protein, whose product MRIKATLAAFAVLAGLGAAGGVRAQAPIIIKFSHVVAPDAPKGLAAERFRVLAEQLTHGRVRVEVYPNSQLYKDKEELEALQLGAVQMLAPSLAKFAPLGVKEFEAFDLPYIFPTKAALYAVTEGPIGKNLLQKLESKGITGLAYWDNGFKVMSANRPLHNPGDFHGLRMRIQGSKVLDAQMRALGAIPQVLAFSEVYPALQAHVVDGTENPPSNMYTQKMHEVQKYVTVSNHGYLGYAVIVNKKFWDGLPRDIREELEQAMRDATAYEKTIAQRDNDAALDAIRKTGKTKIYTLTPQEQAEWRQALLPVQKQVEGRIGKDLIDAINQTTSRTAAPMTAKR is encoded by the coding sequence ATGCGCATCAAAGCCACGCTGGCCGCGTTCGCCGTCCTGGCCGGCCTCGGCGCCGCCGGCGGCGTCCGGGCCCAGGCCCCCATCATCATCAAGTTCAGCCACGTCGTCGCGCCGGACGCGCCCAAGGGGCTGGCGGCCGAACGCTTCCGCGTGCTGGCCGAACAGCTGACGCACGGCCGGGTCCGCGTCGAGGTCTATCCCAACAGCCAGCTGTACAAGGACAAGGAAGAACTGGAAGCGCTGCAGCTCGGCGCCGTGCAGATGCTGGCGCCGTCGCTGGCCAAGTTCGCGCCGCTGGGCGTGAAGGAATTCGAAGCCTTCGATTTGCCTTATATCTTCCCGACGAAGGCGGCGCTGTATGCCGTGACGGAAGGCCCGATCGGCAAGAACCTGCTGCAGAAGCTGGAATCCAAGGGCATCACGGGCCTGGCCTACTGGGACAACGGTTTCAAGGTGATGTCGGCGAATCGTCCGCTGCACAATCCGGGCGATTTCCACGGCCTCCGGATGCGCATCCAGGGGTCGAAGGTGCTCGACGCGCAGATGCGCGCGCTCGGCGCGATTCCCCAGGTGCTGGCGTTTTCCGAAGTCTATCCGGCCCTGCAGGCCCACGTCGTGGACGGCACCGAGAATCCGCCGTCGAATATGTACACGCAAAAGATGCACGAGGTGCAGAAATACGTGACGGTGTCGAACCACGGCTATCTCGGCTACGCCGTCATCGTCAACAAGAAATTCTGGGACGGCTTGCCGCGCGACATCCGCGAAGAGCTGGAGCAGGCGATGCGCGACGCCACGGCCTACGAAAAAACCATCGCCCAGCGCGACAACGACGCGGCCCTGGATGCGATCCGCAAGACGGGCAAGACGAAGATCTATACGCTGACTCCGCAGGAACAGGCCGAGTGGCGCCAGGCGCTGTTGCCCGTGCAGAAACAGGTGGAAGGCCGCATCGGCAAGGACCTCATCGATGCGATCAACCAGACGACGTCCCGCACCGCGGCGCCCATGACGGCCAAGCGCTGA
- the tsaE gene encoding tRNA (adenosine(37)-N6)-threonylcarbamoyltransferase complex ATPase subunit type 1 TsaE: MQQQLKAYLPDESATQALGAALARALRPGLVIYLHGDLGAGKTALTRALLHAAGHKGAVKSPTYTLSEPYRIDLDGQKVNLIHYDLYRMSSPEEFLDAGFREDFDGNNICIVEWPEKGEPVLPPPDVKVLLKVSGPGREVELKALSDLGLLCLERLHYPPTP; the protein is encoded by the coding sequence ATGCAGCAGCAACTGAAAGCTTATCTTCCCGACGAATCGGCCACGCAAGCCCTGGGTGCCGCCCTCGCGCGCGCGCTGCGTCCGGGCCTTGTCATCTATCTCCACGGCGACCTCGGCGCCGGCAAGACGGCGCTCACGCGCGCGCTGCTGCACGCGGCCGGCCACAAAGGCGCCGTCAAGAGCCCGACCTATACGCTGTCCGAGCCGTACCGCATCGACCTGGATGGCCAGAAAGTCAACCTGATCCACTACGATCTGTACCGCATGTCCAGCCCGGAGGAATTCCTCGACGCGGGCTTCCGCGAAGATTTCGACGGCAACAACATCTGCATCGTGGAATGGCCGGAAAAAGGCGAACCGGTGTTGCCGCCGCCCGACGTTAAAGTGTTGCTTAAGGTCAGCGGTCCTGGGCGTGAGGTAGAATTGAAGGCGTTGTCCGACTTGGGCCTGCTATGCCTCGAACGCCTGCACTACCCCCCGACTCCCTGA
- a CDS encoding D-hexose-6-phosphate mutarotase: MSATTIQFGQLPALQLRAPDGAEATITLYGAHLVSWKAVTTADTPGQERLFLSSLSALDGRKAIRGGVPVIFPQFAERGNGMRHGFARVATWRVVDQGEQDGAAFAVLALNQADLPQQIAAAWPYAFELQLRVAVHGAQLDMSLEVRNTGTQAFPFAAALHTYHLVDDVDAVRIDGVQADTLALTDKLDQVFERIPGAITFDSGADKVTLEQTGFTDAVVWNPGAADAAALSDMDDEEYRRFVCIEPALLGPQQLEPGGIWRGTYRATVQAG, from the coding sequence GTGAGCGCAACGACCATCCAATTCGGGCAATTGCCCGCCCTGCAACTTCGCGCGCCGGACGGCGCCGAGGCGACCATCACGCTGTACGGCGCGCACCTCGTGTCGTGGAAGGCCGTGACCACGGCCGATACGCCGGGCCAGGAGCGCCTGTTCCTCAGCAGCCTGTCGGCGCTGGACGGCCGGAAGGCGATCCGCGGCGGCGTCCCCGTCATCTTTCCCCAGTTCGCCGAGCGCGGCAACGGCATGCGCCACGGCTTCGCGCGCGTCGCCACGTGGCGCGTCGTCGACCAGGGCGAGCAGGACGGGGCCGCGTTCGCGGTGCTGGCACTGAATCAAGCGGACCTGCCGCAACAGATCGCGGCGGCCTGGCCCTACGCCTTCGAACTGCAGCTGCGCGTGGCCGTGCACGGCGCCCAGCTCGACATGTCGCTCGAGGTCCGTAACACGGGCACGCAAGCCTTCCCGTTCGCCGCCGCGCTGCACACCTATCACCTGGTCGACGACGTGGACGCCGTGCGCATCGACGGCGTGCAAGCCGACACGCTCGCGCTGACCGACAAGCTCGACCAGGTGTTCGAGCGCATCCCCGGCGCGATCACGTTCGACTCGGGCGCCGACAAGGTGACGTTGGAACAGACGGGCTTCACGGACGCCGTCGTGTGGAACCCGGGCGCGGCCGACGCGGCGGCGCTGTCCGACATGGACGACGAGGAATACCGCCGCTTCGTCTGCATCGAACCGGCCCTGCTGGGGCCGCAGCAGCTGGAGCCGGGCGGGATCTGGCGCGGGACGTACCGCGCGACGGTACAGGCAGGGTAA